The DNA segment GTCGATTGGCGATCATTGTCCGTCTCTCAAGCGGGACAAAGACATCCTCCGTCCGAGTCATGATGACCTTCAACCCAAGACTCTCTTCAATCAATCGCTGTAACCTGAGACCGATATCAAGGGTAATATCTTTCTCCTTCACTCCCGACTGGCCGATCGCACCAGGATCTCTTCCTCCATGGCCGGGATCGATCACCACTGTCTTAACGATGTGTTCCGGCGGCAATACGCCGGACGGCTCAGCCGGCTCGACATCTCGAGTAATGGGTTTTGGGTGGCCTACTCGTCCAGATGGCGTTTTCGTCGCGGTATCGGTTTGTCGCGAATTCAGCTCCAGCCCTTCGCGTGGAAAGAGATCGACTACAATCCGGTCAGGGCTCTCCACAGCGAATACCTTGCTCCACAAACGGCGCCCTGCCCCATGGATCGTGATCTGACTATCACGACCAATCTGCCGAGTTTCAATTGAGGACACAAGCCCATCGGAGACCTGGCTGGATTGGATTACGGGGCTTGCGACCGAGCGCTTTACCTCCAGAACAACTCGTCCTGATACGCCATCCTCAACAAGGACGAAATCGTGTGGTCGCGTGCCTTCCAGGACAACTCGGGTATGATCCGGATATGTACGAAATCGCAAGGCGCGCAGCGAGTACACTATTTCGTCGATCCTAGCCACCCGCGCCTCAGGATCCCAGTTGACTCGGCTTTCACCATATCGTGCGCTCAGCGCAATTGGCAGGAGCTCGAGTGGAACGATCACTTTCCCTCCGAACATCCGAGGCGGCAGCGAGAGCGGGACGACGGTTTTTCCAACTCGAACTTCGGAAGAACCGACTGTGACTAAAAGAGAGGAATTCCCAAGCTGAATTCGATAGCTTCGCTGCTTTCGCACTTGCTCCACAGGCTTTCCTACGGCCCTCGCAAGACCCGCTAGCGACACATATTCAGCACCGTAAACCCTTACTAATGCAAGGGCTATGGATTCCTTCTCGAGATATAGCCTTACCTGGGCCGCCTCAACAGAGGACATGCGCGTAGCCGCAATCACTATAGCCCAAATTAATACGGCTCGCTTTGCCGAAGATACTTGAATTCGCCTCTTCAAGCTCAAGTCAGTTCTCTCATCCTACAGCAGCGCACCAGCAAGTTCGAACATCCTCTGAAAGGAATTATGCCCCTGCGTCCCGGTGTTGTGAAACGCATAGGGCCAACCCGGAAAGACAAAAAGCTCACACGTAATGTTACGTGTGAGCTTTTTAAAATGCTCCTGGCGGCGACCTACTCTCCCACGCAGTTGCCCACGTAGTACCATCGGCGCTGGAGGACTTCACTTCCGTGTTCGGGATGGGAACGGGTGTTTCCCCTCCGCTATAGCCACCAGGAACCTTGCAAGAAGTTTTCCGAGTTCTTATAACTTATCGTCGAGTCAACACATTGCTTCTCAATACTGATCTATGGGACTGAACTAACCCAAATTCTATCCTTAATTCTAGCGAATTGTTTGCGTCCCAGCACCTTCTTACCAATCACTTGGTCAAGCTTACGATATGGTCGGTGTCGAACGATTCGCTCGGCTGCTTCTTTCCCAATACCAGGAAGCTTCGAAAGCTCTCGAACTGTCGCTGCATTCAGATCAGTCTTACGCAGTGTTGACTTGCTAGTGGCAGTGATCTCTTTGGGCGTTGTATGCCTAGTGGGTTCAGACCCTACGCCAAAAGCCGCGAGGCCTATCGCCACGATAATGCATATGACCACACAAGCGATCCGTT comes from the Candidatus Methylomirabilis limnetica genome and includes:
- a CDS encoding N-acetylmuramoyl-L-alanine amidase, giving the protein MSSVEAAQVRLYLEKESIALALVRVYGAEYVSLAGLARAVGKPVEQVRKQRSYRIQLGNSSLLVTVGSSEVRVGKTVVPLSLPPRMFGGKVIVPLELLPIALSARYGESRVNWDPEARVARIDEIVYSLRALRFRTYPDHTRVVLEGTRPHDFVLVEDGVSGRVVLEVKRSVASPVIQSSQVSDGLVSSIETRQIGRDSQITIHGAGRRLWSKVFAVESPDRIVVDLFPREGLELNSRQTDTATKTPSGRVGHPKPITRDVEPAEPSGVLPPEHIVKTVVIDPGHGGRDPGAIGQSGVKEKDITLDIGLRLQRLIEESLGLKVIMTRTEDVFVPLERRTMIANRHRADFFVSLHVNAAPRSLAVGVETYFLSREPSDLGAKASAVRENTALNLEGVGQDAQRGLKSVLWDLTQTFYVRESSELAELLLNELGQSLRVDNRGVKSAPFFVLIGAAMPSVLVEVAFITNLQEEQKLNQEAYRQQIAEALLAGIGQFKARYEKRVGAMSVPSPISLQSSAFSLK
- a CDS encoding ComEA family DNA-binding protein gives rise to the protein MKRIACVVICIIVAIGLAAFGVGSEPTRHTTPKEITATSKSTLRKTDLNAATVRELSKLPGIGKEAAERIVRHRPYRKLDQVIGKKVLGRKQFARIKDRIWVSSVP